Proteins encoded in a region of the Vicia villosa cultivar HV-30 ecotype Madison, WI linkage group LG5, Vvil1.0, whole genome shotgun sequence genome:
- the LOC131604923 gene encoding uncharacterized protein LOC131604923 produces the protein MGSSRGRGRPPKKVTQTPEFAHGNGAVATMETTPVTVAGTNTETEQLLATNTTDTRGIEGISANPKTEERKDLKTMKMNEETNKLWVDVISGNRHSTNGLQLQFVAPKVVEGKIEVEIEEKDVESEIRFWENSLIMYVIGANLSMNAVKNYMIRAWNFVALPEMYYNDEGFFILKFRNGDDRDEVLMKGPYTIQNMPMIIMEWRPDFSMAKDMLRTIPIWIKLPNLPLPLWGVNSLGKIGSAVGNPLFTDECTAGKLRVSYARMLVEVDVTQKLCEEISIKDHEGNMRQQKVEFEWRPQYCERCQKIGHVCSNEKKIPVKTWQPKTREMVCRQRLVRQRP, from the coding sequence ATGGGGAGCTCTCGCGGAAGGGGTAGACCGCCGAAAAAGGTGACCCAAACGCCGGAATTCGCTCATGGAAACGGTGCTGTAGCGACGATGGAAACAACGCCGGTGACTGTTGCTGGAACGAATACGGAGACGGAACAACTATTGGCAACGAACACCACAGATACGAGGGGAATTGAAGGAATTTCTGCGAACCCTAAAACGGAAGAACGCAAAGACTTGAAGACGATGAAGATGAATGAGGAAACGAATAAACTTTGGGTGGATGTTATCAGTGGGAATCGTCATTCAACAAATGGTTTACAACTTCAATTTGTTGCTCCAAAAGTTGTTGAGGGGAaaattgaagttgaaattgaGGAGAAGGATGTAGAATCTGAgattaggttttgggagaattcaCTGATAATGTATGTGATTGGTGCCAATCTCAGTATGAATGCGGTGAAGAACTACATGATTAGGGCTTGGAATTTTGTAGCTTTGCCAGAAATGTACTATAATGATGaaggtttcttcatccttaagtTCAGGAATGGGGATGATAGAGATGAAGTATTGATGAAAGGCCCTTACACTATCCAGAACATGCCAATGATCATAATGGAATGGCGACCTGATTTCTCTATGGCAAAAGATATGCTACGAACGATACCGATTTGGATCAAACTGCCAAACTTGCCTCTTCCCCTATGGGGTGTCAATAGCTTAGGGAAGATTGGAAGTGCAGTAGGGAACCCGTTGTTCACAGATGAATGTACTGCAGGGAAGCTCCGCGTGAGTTATGCTCGTATGTTGGTAGAGGTTGATGTTACCCAAAAGCTATGTGAAGAGATTTCCATTAAGGATCATGAAGGGAATATGCGACAACAGAAAGTTGAATTTGAATGGCGTCCGCAATACTGTGAAAGGTGCCAGAAGATTGGACATGTATGCTCCAATGAGAAGAAAATTCCTGTGAAGACTTGGCAACCAAAGACCAGAGAGATGGTATGCAGGCAGAGACTAGTAAGACAGAGGCCATAG